The sequence CAGAGCCACTAGCAAGGCACTACTTGGTTCAGGAGTACACAGCCGCACGACCCGGTGATGTCTGCCAGATGCAGTTTGACTGCCTCGTTGCGGAAAACAGCAAGTGGTACATCCGTTTCTTTCAGCAGAAGACCAAACGTTGGCATCAGATTCCAGCTAACCGTGAAATCCGGCGCATCATTGAAGCACAGCAAGCTTGGATACGACAGACCTTAGGCCCAGACTACAATTACCTGTTCTGCCACTTCAGGGTTTTCAAAAAAGGTTCTTACCCGAAATTCAGCCGTATTAAACCTCTCCCAGAACCACCTAAGACAAATGCTGATGTTAACCCAATGGTGCGAGCGATTCGCTATCTCATTGAAGCGGAGGACATTCGGGACAGCAACGGTCAACAACCCCACTTCACGGGTCGAATCACCCGCTCTAGCCGCCTCCAAGAGATACGGGTCAAGCACGGGATAGAAGCAGCCCAACTCTACGCTGACCATGTTTCCAGCACAACAACCTTTCAGCACTACGCCCCACCCACTCGTGAGCAGGTTGCAACGGCTGACCTCCCCTTCCAAGAGCTACTGCTTAACCCCGACAACAAGTTCCTGCCCTGGCAATCCCTGCCCGAGAGCCTGCTGAAAAACCCTAAAGCCCATGAGTTAGACATTGAGATAAACCCCCGTCTTACCGTCTACGGCCATTGCGCTCTTGACCCCAAGACTCCCTGCCCTCACAACCTTTACCCCAAGTGCTACGGCTGTAGTAGTTTCCGACCCAGCACTGGCAAGTTGCCCCTTTACGAGCGGCAGTACCAAAGCGAAGTACAGCGTATGGAACAAGCAAAGACAGCAGGCGCAGAGCTGTCCTACGAGGAGGCTAAAGCGACTGTGGAAGCGATGAAGCAGTGGCTACCACAACTCAGGGAGGTGGCTCATGGCTAGAGGCAACCGTGAGAAGCAGACTGAAACGCTCCGCCAGGCACAACAGCAACGCAAAGAGCAGAAGCGGCAACAGGTGTTTGAGGCGGTACGGACGCTCCAGCAACAGGGCAAGACCATCACCTTTGCAGCTATTGCTCGTGTTGCTCAAGTTTCTATCAGCTATCTCTACAAATGGCCGGAAGTCAAGGACTACATTCAGTCGCTTCGCGAGGAACAATCTCATCAGCTTGCCCCCTTACCTCAAGAAGCTGAACCTGGGCCATACAGCCTCAAGACCCTGCATGAGGTCGCCCGCAAGCGTATCAAAGAGCTAGAGGCTGAGATTCAGGAGCTAAAGCGCCAGAACGAACTGTACCGAGGGCATGTTGCGGAAATCTTTGAGTTGCGCGATGAGGTAGAACGCTTGCGGGAGTTGTTGCGGCAGTTCACTGAGCCTCGCCCCACCTCCAAGGTTGTGGCACTCCAAGCGGTAGCCCCCAGCACCGCCTCAGACATTGATCCAGACATTGTACAGAAGCTAGAAACTTTGGGTGTAAAGCTCGGTGTACGCCTCCAGCGTGAGATTAAGCAACACAAGCCAGAGAAAGTCATGCTGGCAATTGAAGCCTTTGAGCAGTACCGCTCGCAGCATGTGGTGGAGAACCCTGCGGGTTGCCTCCTACAGATGATTCGAGATGGGGCGGAACCGAACGTACCCTTGGAGGCACCTGTACCTGAGATGGATGAGTTTGACCGCTGGTACGCTGAGGCCATTGCTCAGGGATTCTGCCTTGACATCCCCCGCCGCTACCTAAGCACGATGGGAACGGAGCCTTTGGTTAAGGTAGTGGATAAGAGCCGTTCTGAGGGCTATCAAGTCATGCCCTGGAGGGAGGCTAGAGAGTATCAAAAGAGCTTACGTCGTGGAAGATAGAGACTATTATTTAGGCTAAACAAGACTTTTACAACGTGGAGTATACATAAGAATTTAAGTCGCGATCTATCTCCTCTAAACTGCAACTTTCACAACTAAACACCCTTTGGCTCAGCGGTATCTTTTGTTGATGACCACAGCGAGAACACAGCTGGCTGGACGGATAGAACCTATCCACCACCACCAACTGACAGGCGTAGAGTTTGGCTTTGTACTCTAGCTGTCGCTTGAACTCATAAAAACCGCAGTCAGCGATACTACTCGCTAACTTATGGTTCTTGAGCATACCTGATACATTCAGGTTCTCAACTACCACCACCCGGTGTTTTCGGGTTAAGTAAGTAGTAATCTTGTGCAGATTGTCTTTCCTGATGTCTGCAATTCTTTTATGAACTTTTGCCACCCGCTTGACCGCTTTCTTCCGGTTCTGCGAGCCTTTTTTCTTCCGGCTTACCTGCCTTTGCAACCGCTTTAAGCGCTTCTTCGCTCTTCGGTAGGGCTTAGGGTTAGCAAAGACTTTCCCATTAGAACAAGCGGCGAGGTTGTTAATGCCTAAATCAACCCCGACAACTTCTTCTTCTTTCTCTGGTAGTTCTGGCTCAGGAGCTTCAAACGTAAAAGAGATAAACCAACGGTCGGCTTGACGACTGATGGTTACGTTCTTAGGGCATACCGCTGGCAACTGCTCATGGCATTTTAACCACCCAAAGATGGGAACCTTGATTTTGTTCCCAGAAATTCTCGTGCGCCCCTCTAAATAGAAACTATCTCGTCTGCCCCTTTTCTTGAATACAGGGAATTTTCTCTCACCCTTACACCAACTCTTAAAACCTGCCTCTAAGTTTCGTAAAGCTTGCTGTGGGGCGCATTTAGAACATTGGTAGTACCAAGGATTTTCCTTCTTAACCTCCGCAACCAACCGCTTATGCAAATCTATAGCCGTGGGAACCTTTTGCTTTTCCTCTATTGCCTTTTTGCAGACCGCTAAACCCCAGTTGTAAGCGTGTCTGGCTACCCCAGCGTGTTGGCTTGCCAAGGTTCTTTGCTTGTTATTCAGGTCTAGCTCTGTTTTGAAAGCTAACAACACAAGTTGAATCGCTGAAAGCCTAATTCACAATAACATACCCCCAGAAAAAGCGAATTGTGTTAATTAAAGTAAGGACTCCGTCCCGCTTACGTGAGCAGTATTTCTCAGTAAAAACCCGAATAGAAACATACCCTCGGTGAACACGGTCAAAACGAAATGGTAGCGGTGGTTGGTCGGGCCACTACTCGCCAAAACATAATAGTCCCCGCTGGCGGGCAGTTGGTATTCCCAGGGACGAGCCCCATTACCCAAGCCGACCAGTTGCTTCCCCTGTGGATCAAACACCAACACCATCGCCCGGGCACCCATACTCTGGGGTTCCACCCGCAACCATTGCCCCCGCTGGGCATTCACCACATACACCCGGTTCACCGCACCGGCAATGACCACGCCAATCGTGTGGGGCGAAAATTGCAAACGGCTGGTGGGGGTTGTCGGCAATACCTGTTTGAGGTTGACCTGAGCCAACGCCAGCGGTGCCTGGAGCAACCAACTCACTAACACCAAAATGCCATAACGCCAACCCACAACCGGCTTTCCCAAGGTGAACGATTTGCTCTCACAATAACATCAAAAGGTCACGGGGTAATGATTCCCAACCCATAGCCCAGCACCCCCAAAACTGCGCCCAAACCAATCAACCAGGGCGCCGCCACCCACCCCCGAAATAATAGAATTCCACTCAAAATCGCAATGCCCAGCACCCAGACCCCCTGCCCCACGGTCATCGTAAAAGACCCCACCCCCATCTGCCAACCCAAACGCACTGCTACCACTCCAATCAATGCCACCGCCCCCACATTCAACCCATCCAAAAACGCCCCCGTCCAAGCTGTGCGCCGACACCAGAGCAAAATCGGATGCAACAGTGCCACAAACACAAACGAAGGCAGGAAAATTGCCACCGTTGACACCACCGCCCCCGCCCACCCAGCGATTTGAAACCCAATAAAACTAGCAGTGGAGGACACCGGCCCGGGCGTAAATTGCCCCACCGCAATCGCATCCAATAGCTGTTGTTGGGTCAGCCAACCGTAGCGATTCACCAAATCATTTTCAATGAAGGCGATCAGCAGATAACCGCCCCCAAATAAAACCGCCCCCACCTTGAGAAAAAACAACGCCAACAACCCCAAATTCGGAGCAGGCAGTTCCGCCCCGGGCATCGCCGCCACCCCGACCGGGAACCCCAGCCAAGGCCACCCAGCCCCCTGGGTTGGTTGCGGAGGTCGCCGTACCAAAATCCCCAGCAGTCCCCCCGCCAGCAGTGCCAGCACTTCCCCGACCCCCAGCCAGGATAAAATAATCACCCCCACCCCCACCCACAGCAGGAGGGAGCTTTTCACCGCCTTTTGCCCCAACCGCCAGCCCGCATCCAGAATCAACACCACCGTCACCGGCTTAATCCCCACCAGCAACGGTGCCACCTGGGGCAATGTCCCCCATTCCCGGTACCCCCAGGCAACCAGGGTGGTGATCAGAAATGCTGGCAGGATAAAACACACCCCCGCCACCCCTAACCCCGCCCAACCCGCCCGGCGCAACCCCACCAAAATCGCCATTTCCGTAGAATTGGGACCAGGGATGAGATTGACCGCCCCCATCAAGTCCAAAAATTCCGCCGCCTCCAACCACCGACGCTCCTCCACCACCTCTTTTTGCATCAACGCCGTATGCGCCGCCGGTCCACCAAACGCCACGGTTCCCAAACGCAGAAAGACCTGGGCTAGTTCCAACAGACGTGGGGTCATCGGGGAGTTGGGGATAGGCTGGTTTTTTATCATCCTAGTAGGAGAATGATTCTGCCTCGAAACTAAGCGTCAGCTTCAGCCAATTTTGCCCAGCGGTCGTCAACGTACTGCCCCTGACCCAATTTCCGACCCCAAACATGATATAGCAATCCTACTTGCTTAGTGAACAGAGATTCCCCAGAACCAAGGACGGGACCCCTATTCCATTCTCATTTAGGACTGCTATAGAAGGAATTACATGGGAATAACCCAGGGAATGTCATTACAGGTTAGGGGTGGAAATGCCTTTAGTAGCGGTGTTTTTGGCTTAATGATTGGTAAGCGGGCGATGGGACTCGAACCCACGACGTTCAGCTTGGGAAGCTGACATTCTACCACTGAATTACGCCCGCAGTGCTTAGATATAATAGCACTCTACTTGGACAACTGGGGGCAGGTAATTAAAACCTTATCCACCCGATTGCCATCCATATCCACAATCTCAAACCCCAGCCCACCCCATTCAAACTGCTCCGCCACCTGGGGAATATGCCCTAAATGGTCAATAATTAACCCGGCGAGGGTGTGATAAGAGGGATTTTCTGGCAATTCGGGAATGGGAAATAATTCCTGAAATTTGTCAATGCCCAACAGTCCATCCACCAACCAAGAGCCGTCTTCCCGTTGGATTGCCCCCGGTTCATCCTCATCATCCAGCGAGGGAATATCCCCAATCAGGGCTTCCAAAATGTCCTTAAAGGTCACCAATCCCTGAATTACCCCGTATTCATCCACCACCAAAGCCATGGGCGAGCCGGACTGGCGCAGGAGTTCCAGCACCTTCAGGGCATGGGTATTTTCTGGCACATAGAGGGGCGGGCTGAGTTGACGGGTGAGGTCAAAGGGTTGATTTTGAATCGCTTGCGCCAATAAATCCTGGGCAGAAACAATCCCCACCACATGGTCTAAATCCCCTTGGCACACGGGGAAACGGGAGTAACTATTTTCGCAGATTTCCTGCTGATTTTTACTGGGCGGGTCTTCCAAATCCAGCCAGACAATATCCGGGCGGGGGGTCATCAGGGCACTAATCCGTTGATCCCCCAACCGAAACACCCGCTCGACCAAGTCCTGTTCCGATTCGGCAAAGGTACCCGCTTCCGTACCCTGTTGGATGAGAATTTTAATTTCTTCCTCGGAAACCTGCGGCTCTTGGATGGGTTCAATCCCCATCAGGGTGAGAATGGTCTGCGCCGAAATGCTGAGGACGGTCACGAAGGGTGCCATCAGCCGTGATAACCAATCCAGGGGGGCGGCCATGAAAATGGCAATGGGTTCCGGGTGGCTCAAACCTATCTGTTTGGGTACCAATTCCCCCACCACTAGAGCAATGTAGGTACTGCCTATGGCTACCCCTAAAGTCGCCAGGACAGACGCATAGGGTGCCAGGAAGGAAATTTGGGTTAAACTAGCCTCTAAACTGTTGCCGAGGGTCGCTTCCCCAAAAGCCCCAATCAGGATACCGATGAGGGTAATCACGATTTGAATGGTGGAGAGCATACGGGTCGGATTGCTGGCTAAATCCAAAACCCTTTGGGCACCGGCATTACCCTCGTTCGCCTGTTGTTGGAGGCGGGCTTTGCGGGCGGAAATAATTGCCAGTTCTGACATGGCAAACAGACCACTGATGAGGGTCAGAACCAGAATTAAGCCGAGCGCAGACAAGGTGTTCATGTATAAAGGGTTAGGAAGCCACCCTAGTACCTCATTATGACCCCCGCCCGTACGATTTGTCTCGGTTTTCTTCTGGTGATTGGGGTGGGAACCCTGTTGTTGTGGTTGCCCCTGTCCACCCAGGCACCGGGCTGGGATTCCCTATGGACGGCTTTATTTACCGCCACATCGGCGGTGTGCGTCACCGGCTTGTCCGTGGTGGATGTGGGCACCCATTACTCCTTCTGGGGACAGTTGATCCTGCTTTTGTTAGTACAAATTGGCGGGTTGGGCTACATGACCTCCATGACCCTATTGATGTTGTTATTAGGGCGACGGTTTCGTTTGAAGGATAAATTGGCGGTGCAACAGGCTTTGGATCAAACGGGAATGGGTGGCATCCGCGGACTCCTGCGTTCCATTCTCCTGGCAACCGGGATATTGGAATTTTTGGGTGGGTTAGCGTTGATGGCATTTTTTGTGCCAAGATTTGGATTTTGGGGCGGTCTGTGGCACAGCATTTTTCATAGTATTAGTGCATTTAATAATGCGGGATTTAGTTTGTTTTCTAATAGTTTCATGAGTTATTTTAATGCACCTCTGTTAGTATTTACAACAACGGTTTTGATTATTTTAGGGGGGATTGGCTATCAAGTCTTGCTGGAATTTTACTTAAGGCTCACCTGCAAACATCCAGAACGGTTTACCTTTAGTCTGAATACGAAAGTAGTGGTGAGTACGACCCTAGTGCTTTTGGGGGTCGGAACCGTAGCGTTTTGGTTGATTGAGGGGAATAATCCCGATACCCTGGGGCGGATGAATTTAGGGGAACAGTTTTTGGCGGCTTGGTTCCAATCGGTTACAACCAGAACGGCGGGTTTTAATACCATTGATATTGGCAAAATGACGGCGACCGGTTTATTTTTTACGATTGTTTTGATGTTTATTGGGGCGAGTCCTGGGGGCACCGGCGGGGGGATTAAAACGACAACCTTACGGGTGTTATTGCGGGCAACCCGGGCGATTTTACGGGGGCATGAGGAGGTGATTATTTACGAACGGGAAATTCCCCCCATTTTGATTTATAAAGCAATTGCCGTATTGGTGGGTTCCATGAGTTTGGTACTGCTGATGCTGACCTTGATTTCAATTACGGAAGCGGAACATGGATTTACTTTTTTGCAATTATTCTTTGAGGTGGTTTCCGCCTTTGCGACGGTGGGACTTTCGACGGGGATTACCGGTGGTTTAACCCTATCAGGAAAGCTATTGATTATTCTCACCATGTATGCGGGGCGGGTGGGGGTATTATTACTGATGGCGGCTCTGTTTCGAGAACCCCGTCCCCTGCGTACCCATTACCCAGAGGAGACTTTTTTGGTAGGGTAAAATAAGCGCACTGGCAGGAACTTTATGCAGGCTTTTTGGAACCGGCGTCGCCAACACAGCCAGCAATTTGCGGTGATTGGTTTGGGTCGCTTTGGGCGGTCGGTCTGCCGGACATTGAAAAGTATGGGCTGTGAAGTCCTGGGGGTGGATAAGGATGAACACCTGGTGGCGTCTGTTTCCGATGAGGCGGTGGTGGATCATGCGGTGGAACTGGATAGCACGGACCCAGGCGCTTTGAAGGATGCGGGTTTATTTGAATTTGAAACGGTGATTGTGGCGATTGGAAATTTTATCCAGGAAAGTGTGGTCACCACCTTGAATTTGAAGGAAGGGAATGTTGCCAATATCATCGCCAAGGCTTCCACGGATATTCACGGTCGTTTGTTAGAAAAAGTAGGGGCAACCAAAGTGGTTTATCCTGAGAAACAAATGGGAGAACATCTGGCTCGTTCGTTGGTGCGTCCCAATATCATTGAACGGTTGGAACTTGACCCGGAAAATAGCATTGTGGAGGTGCGGGTACCGGAGGCATTTGTGGGCAAAAGTATTGTGGATTTGCGACTCAGAAATGAATACGGTATTAGCGTGATTGCCCTGGGTCGCCAGGGGTCCCATTTTGAGATCAATCCCAACCCCACGGCGCCGTTGGAAGCGGGGATGATGATGTGGGTGATTGGCAGTAACCAAGCCCTAAATAAAATTACGGATTTGGGGCGATGAAACCCCTCTGGATAACTTTGGTGTTAGCCATTCTCACCGGCTGTACGGCGGTTCAACCGGAGGTTGCCCAGGAATCCACTGCCCCGGTCACCCAAGCGGAAGCCCTCTCCGCCACCCAGGTTGCCAAAACGGTGGATACGGCTAAAATCCAGCCCCAACTGGCGAAAACTGCCCAAATATCCCTGGAAGTGGACAATATGGACAAGAGTGCCCAGCAAGCCGTTGGTTGGACACGCCAAGCGGGGGGGGAGGTGCTGAACTTGACGGATAACGGGATGAAGGGGGAGGTGCGCCGTTTGAGCTTGGAGGTGCAGGTGCCCGCGCCCCAACTGGATGCGGTGTTGGCTCAATTCAGCACGCTGGGCAAGCTGGAAAGCCGGGAGGTCACCGCCGAGGATGTCAGCAACCAACTGGTGGATGTGGGAGCCAGATTGCGGAATTTGCGTAAATCGGAAGAATTGCTCTTGAAAATCATGGAGCGCTCCGGTTCGGTGGGGGATGTGCTGAAAGTTACCCAGGAATTGAGCCAAGTGCGGGAACAGATTGAGCAGTGGGAAGCACAACGGGTGAATTTGCTCAACCGCGTCCGTTTTTCCCGCATTCGCCTAAATTTGACCAGCCCGCTGGCGGCAACCCCTGGTCGTTCTATCCCTGAGCGGTTGGGGGAAACCTGGCAACAGGCGACGAGTACCCTGGGCAATATCACCCTGGGTTTGGTGCAATTGGCTTTGTGGTTGCTCGTATTTAGCCCTTACCTTTTGGTGGTGGGGCTGGTGGGGTGGCTGGTGCGACGGCGTTGGCGCGCTTCCCGCCCCTGAATGATCGAAGGCTCATTAGGGACAATCACGGAGGGGACAACGGCTGGCTCCCCGGCATATTTCCGTAATTCTACGGTATTAGTAATTTCTATCGAAAAGCCTGTAGTGAGCTACAAGCTGTCTGGGTAATTTAACGGTGAGTGATGGGAATCACAGTCAAGCGAGGATCGCTTTATGTCCACCCTTCTCCTCCTACGGTATCTGCGCACCCAACAGCGTCAGCGGATTGGTAACGGCGGCTTTACGCTGGTTGAACTTTTGGTGGTGGTGGTAATTATTGGGATTTTGGCGGCCATTGCCCTACCCTCGTTTTTAGCCCAGTCGGCGAAAGCCAAACAATCCGAGGCGCAGGTAACGCTCAACGCCTGGATCAAGGGGCAACAGCTCTATCGCTATGAATACGGTCATTTTGCGAAATTTAACAGTTTACCCATAGGTATGCCTGCGGATACCAAAAACTACAACTATGTAGGTGGCGGCGGGGACGAAGACGTGAATCAAGATTTTGTGACCTTGACGCCTTTCACGAAAGACTCGGCGCTCAAGCGATATTCAGCGGGGGTCGAGTGGGATGTGCTGGAGGTGACCTTGCCCGATGGCACAACGGAGCGGAAGTCTATAGATGCGCCGGTTTTGTGTGAAAGCATTGCCCCTAGTTCAGGTATTTCGGTCGCCCCGAATGTGAATGGGGCAGGGGATGGAACCCCGCCAACTTGCCCCGGCGGTTATGTGAATATTTTCCGTCCAGGGAATTAACTCCCCCAGGGCACGCAACAATAAATCCGGTTCCCAGATCAGGTTCATGGCTTCGTCCTGCAGATGTCGCCACAACCATGCCCCATCGCCCCCAGTGATCACCACCTTGCCAGCCCATTGCCGCAGGTAAAACCGCAAGCCCGCCAGGAGTGTATAAGCCATCCCGCCTTGCATCGCCTGCACCGTATCCTTTGCCCACACGGGGGGTAAGGTCTCCGGCCAGTTCACCAAGGGTAACGCCCCTGTCCCCTGATGCAGACCTTTACATTGTAATGTCAAACCTGGCAGAATCGCCCCGCCCATGAACTGCCCCTGAGCATCCACCGCACTAATGCTAATCGCCGTCCCCGCATCAATCACCAGCACCGGCGTCCCGTAGAACCGACGGGCACCCCAGGCCGCCAACGCCCGGTCCACCCCTAAGGTCGGATAAACCCCTGGCAAGGGAATGTCTGACAAAGTAATTACTTGCACATGGGGATAGGTCTGCCACATCTGCACCTGCGCTGGCACCGGGGAGACCCCATAGACCGGCCAAACGCAATGGTTTTGTACCCAAGTCGTGGTGGGACTATGCCAAGGGGTGTGCCAGGTGCGTTTTAATTGCCCGTTGCGCCACCAACCCCAGTGATAACGGCTATTTCCGGCGATCAGCCCCAGGACATTCACGGGGTACCAGGGGGCAAAAGTAACACCGCATGGGGCGTGGGACGGGGTTCGTAGTACGTGTACCGTTTCCCCTGGTAAGCTAAGGCGGCACTGGCCCCCGAATCCAACATCACCGCCTCCCGAAATCCCGCCTGCGCCAACACCCGCCCCAGCCGCACCGAATCCACCCGATTGGTGGAAATGCCAATCATGGGCTGGCCGCTCTGGTTCAACCCCCAGAACGCCCGGTGACGCTCGGCATCAAAGCCATACAACGTCCCAAAACTGGCGGTATCCCGGGGCTGTCCGTCCTTGACCAACCAGGCAGAAGCCACAAACAAATCCGTGACCCCCGGCACCTGCGCCTGCACCCCTGCCAAGGTGTTGTGTTGCAGAGGGTCAAAGGGCAAAAATTGCACCGTCTTGGGCGTAATCACCACCAAGGGTCGCCCCTTCAGCTTGGGATTGTCCCCATTGCCGCCGGGGATAAATTGCCGGGTATTTTGGGCGTACACCGGCCCAATCATCACATTGGACGTCAGGGATTCCAGGGAGAAAAACCCCCCATCCACCACCGCCGTCGCCCGGGGTTCCTTCTGCAAAAATTCCTCCACCTGGTAACGGGAATCCGCATGGTAGGTGACCGGCCGCCCGCCGCTGACCAGCACCAAATCCACCCCGTCAATGGTCGTGCGTTGCAGGGCAATGGGTGCGCTAAAATCCACCCCCGCCAAGGGAGCCGCCGGTGCCGCCCCTCCCCAGACCGTATCCACCAAACTCGCCAAACGGGATTGCCCAAACCGCTCAATGGTCAGCAGGTCCCCCGATTGCCCCGCATAAAATTCCTCTCCATTCCGCATCGTAAACGCCGCCACATAGCCCGCCTTTTGGGTAGCCGCCTTCACCCGGTCGTCATAATGCCCCACCGGATAGGTGAAATAATGAACCGGTTTGCCCAATTCCCGCTCCAAAATTTGCTTCGATTCGCTCAATTCCCGCTCCAGGTCGCTATCGCTCAAGGGACGCAAATCCAAGGGATGGGTGACGCTGTGGGAGGTAATCGTCACCAAGGGGTCTTGCGCCATCTCCCGCAACTGCGCCCAGGTCACCTTGGGTCGCCCCGCCGTTTGCCCAACCCCCTGGGTGTAAATGGAAAACGCCGCCGGGTAATTGTACTTTTTCAACAGGGGATAAACGTACTCATAATGCCCCGCATACCCGTCATCAAAAGTCAGCAAAATCGGCTTGGGGGGCAGGGGTAAACCGGTGCGCAAATGGGTGACCAGCGCATCCAAACTCACCGGCGTTAACCCCCGTTCTTGGATCAATTGCAAATGGTCTGCAAATTCCTGGGGGGTGACATCAAAAAAAACCTGTTTCTCCGGCAGAATATCGTGGTACATCAGCACCGGCACCCGAGCGGTTTTCGCCGCCGCCGCTATCTCCGGCCAGGGGGCTTGCCGGACAAAAGGGATAAGGGAGTCCCCCAAATTCGCCGCAAAGGTAACCGCATCCCACCGTTGTTGGGTCATGGTTTGGGTCATGGGCAGGTGCCAGCAGGTGAGCATATCCAACTCGGTTAATGCCCCCGCTGTACAATCTTCACTCTTACTGTCAACGGATTGCCCCGCCCAGAGGGAACCCCAGCGTTCCGGGTTGAGCACCAGTACCGCCGCCACCCCCACCAAAGCACCCACCCCCAAACCCGCCACCAGGGGAGGCCAAAGGGAACGTTTCCGCTGGATTCGACCCTTCGCTTTGACCATAAAAAACTGCGTGAGAGAATCATGACCCAGAACCCGCCCCCATTGTACGATGTACCGCCAGTTCTGCAAAGGGGCACCGGGATTTAGCCCGCCGTCACCTGCGCCCCCCGCTCGCTCACCTGGGCAATCCGACCCACCGCCGCTATCCCCACCCCTTGCCACGCCTGCACCATCGCCTGTGCCACCCCATCCGCATGCACCGGAGCCGTTAACGCCAACAACGTCGGCCCCGCCCCGCTGATCACCATCCCGTAGGCACCTGCCGCCAGCGCCGCCCGCTCCACCAGGTCATAACCGGGAATCAAACCCCGCCGGTAGGGCTGATGCAAACGGTCTTGCAACCCCGCCCGCAACAATTCCGGCGACCCCTGCTGTAACCCCTGGAGCAAACACCCCAACGCCCCCAGATTCGCCACCGCATCCCGGTAGGGGACATGACTCGGCAACACCGCTCGAGCCTCCGCCGTAGATAAGGCAAACTCAGGAATCGCCAAAACGGGGGTCACTTCAGGATGCCAAGGAATCCCAGCAACGCATTCCCCGCAGGTCAACCGACAGCCCCCCCACCAGGCAGGCACCACATTATCGGGATGCCCCTCCAACGCCACCCCCCAAGCCAACACCTGGGAAGCCGGGAGCGGTTCCCCCAGGAAATAGTGCGCCGCCCGCAGACCCGCCACAATTGCCGTCGCCGAACTGCCCAACCCCCGCGCCAAAGGCACCTCCAATTCCAGGGTTAACGTCACCGCTGGCACCGCCTGACCCAACCGTTCATACACCAGGGCAAAAGCCCGATAGGCTAAATTTTCCCCCGGCACCGTC comes from Synechococcus sp. C9 and encodes:
- a CDS encoding DUF6262 family protein; this translates as MARGNREKQTETLRQAQQQRKEQKRQQVFEAVRTLQQQGKTITFAAIARVAQVSISYLYKWPEVKDYIQSLREEQSHQLAPLPQEAEPGPYSLKTLHEVARKRIKELEAEIQELKRQNELYRGHVAEIFELRDEVERLRELLRQFTEPRPTSKVVALQAVAPSTASDIDPDIVQKLETLGVKLGVRLQREIKQHKPEKVMLAIEAFEQYRSQHVVENPAGCLLQMIRDGAEPNVPLEAPVPEMDEFDRWYAEAIAQGFCLDIPRRYLSTMGTEPLVKVVDKSRSEGYQVMPWREAREYQKSLRRGR
- a CDS encoding transposase translates to MLLAFKTELDLNNKQRTLASQHAGVARHAYNWGLAVCKKAIEEKQKVPTAIDLHKRLVAEVKKENPWYYQCSKCAPQQALRNLEAGFKSWCKGERKFPVFKKRGRRDSFYLEGRTRISGNKIKVPIFGWLKCHEQLPAVCPKNVTISRQADRWFISFTFEAPEPELPEKEEEVVGVDLGINNLAACSNGKVFANPKPYRRAKKRLKRLQRQVSRKKKGSQNRKKAVKRVAKVHKRIADIRKDNLHKITTYLTRKHRVVVVENLNVSGMLKNHKLASSIADCGFYEFKRQLEYKAKLYACQLVVVDRFYPSSQLCSRCGHQQKIPLSQRVFSCESCSLEEIDRDLNSYVYSTL
- the chrA gene encoding chromate efflux transporter, which codes for MTPRLLELAQVFLRLGTVAFGGPAAHTALMQKEVVEERRWLEAAEFLDLMGAVNLIPGPNSTEMAILVGLRRAGWAGLGVAGVCFILPAFLITTLVAWGYREWGTLPQVAPLLVGIKPVTVVLILDAGWRLGQKAVKSSLLLWVGVGVIILSWLGVGEVLALLAGGLLGILVRRPPQPTQGAGWPWLGFPVGVAAMPGAELPAPNLGLLALFFLKVGAVLFGGGYLLIAFIENDLVNRYGWLTQQQLLDAIAVGQFTPGPVSSTASFIGFQIAGWAGAVVSTVAIFLPSFVFVALLHPILLWCRRTAWTGAFLDGLNVGAVALIGVVAVRLGWQMGVGSFTMTVGQGVWVLGIAILSGILLFRGWVAAPWLIGLGAVLGVLGYGLGIITP
- a CDS encoding hemolysin family protein — translated: MNTLSALGLILVLTLISGLFAMSELAIISARKARLQQQANEGNAGAQRVLDLASNPTRMLSTIQIVITLIGILIGAFGEATLGNSLEASLTQISFLAPYASVLATLGVAIGSTYIALVVGELVPKQIGLSHPEPIAIFMAAPLDWLSRLMAPFVTVLSISAQTILTLMGIEPIQEPQVSEEEIKILIQQGTEAGTFAESEQDLVERVFRLGDQRISALMTPRPDIVWLDLEDPPSKNQQEICENSYSRFPVCQGDLDHVVGIVSAQDLLAQAIQNQPFDLTRQLSPPLYVPENTHALKVLELLRQSGSPMALVVDEYGVIQGLVTFKDILEALIGDIPSLDDEDEPGAIQREDGSWLVDGLLGIDKFQELFPIPELPENPSYHTLAGLIIDHLGHIPQVAEQFEWGGLGFEIVDMDGNRVDKVLITCPQLSK
- a CDS encoding TrkH family potassium uptake protein, with the protein product MTPARTICLGFLLVIGVGTLLLWLPLSTQAPGWDSLWTALFTATSAVCVTGLSVVDVGTHYSFWGQLILLLLVQIGGLGYMTSMTLLMLLLGRRFRLKDKLAVQQALDQTGMGGIRGLLRSILLATGILEFLGGLALMAFFVPRFGFWGGLWHSIFHSISAFNNAGFSLFSNSFMSYFNAPLLVFTTTVLIILGGIGYQVLLEFYLRLTCKHPERFTFSLNTKVVVSTTLVLLGVGTVAFWLIEGNNPDTLGRMNLGEQFLAAWFQSVTTRTAGFNTIDIGKMTATGLFFTIVLMFIGASPGGTGGGIKTTTLRVLLRATRAILRGHEEVIIYEREIPPILIYKAIAVLVGSMSLVLLMLTLISITEAEHGFTFLQLFFEVVSAFATVGLSTGITGGLTLSGKLLIILTMYAGRVGVLLLMAALFREPRPLRTHYPEETFLVG
- a CDS encoding TrkA family potassium uptake protein, translated to MQAFWNRRRQHSQQFAVIGLGRFGRSVCRTLKSMGCEVLGVDKDEHLVASVSDEAVVDHAVELDSTDPGALKDAGLFEFETVIVAIGNFIQESVVTTLNLKEGNVANIIAKASTDIHGRLLEKVGATKVVYPEKQMGEHLARSLVRPNIIERLELDPENSIVEVRVPEAFVGKSIVDLRLRNEYGISVIALGRQGSHFEINPNPTAPLEAGMMMWVIGSNQALNKITDLGR
- a CDS encoding DUF4349 domain-containing protein, whose protein sequence is MKPLWITLVLAILTGCTAVQPEVAQESTAPVTQAEALSATQVAKTVDTAKIQPQLAKTAQISLEVDNMDKSAQQAVGWTRQAGGEVLNLTDNGMKGEVRRLSLEVQVPAPQLDAVLAQFSTLGKLESREVTAEDVSNQLVDVGARLRNLRKSEELLLKIMERSGSVGDVLKVTQELSQVREQIEQWEAQRVNLLNRVRFSRIRLNLTSPLAATPGRSIPERLGETWQQATSTLGNITLGLVQLALWLLVFSPYLLVVGLVGWLVRRRWRASRP